The region GCATCGCGGCCTCGAAGCCGCCCGCGAGTCTCGCCGGTTCGGTGAGGTCGGTGCCGTGCACGGCGATGAACACCGCACCGCAGACCGCGACGCCGAACAGCCCGCCCAGCTGGCGGGCCTCGGTCACCAGCCCGCTGGCCAGGCCGCGCCGCTCCACCGGGGTGGTCGTGAAGGCGCCCGTGCTGGCCGGGGTGAACACCGCGGGCCGCGAGAGGCTGAACGCGAGCAGTCCGGGCACCAGCGCGAGCAGTCCGGCGCGTGGCGCGAGCATCCCCAACCAGCACAGCCCCGCGGTGGCCAGGACGAGTCCGCCCACGACCAGCTTCCACGGCCCGTGCCGGTCGGTCAGCGTTCCCGTGGTCAGCGACAGCAGCGGGGTGAAGATCCCGGCCAGCGCGAGCACCAGACCGGCGGTGAACGCGCTCTCGCCCAGTCCGTGCTGGAGGAAGAGCACCAGGTAGACGGCGTTGCCCAGGACCGCGAACTGGATGGCGAACAAAGCGACCAGCGAGGCGACCAACGCGCGGTTGCGGACCATCAGCGCGACCGGGACCAGCGGGTGCGGCGACCGCAGCTCGTACCGGACCAGCAGCCCCAGCAGCAGCACTCCGGCCAGCACCGGCACGAGCGCCGCCCATCCCCAGTCGGTGAACTGAGCGACCCCCACGACCAGCGTCGCGAGGCCGGACGACAGCAGCACCAGCGCGCCGGCCTCGACCGGCCGCGGGTCGGGTTCGCGGGACGGAAGCAGCCAGCGGCGCCCCTGGTGGAAGGCGAACACCACGACGGGCAGGTTCATCACGAACAGCCAACGCCAGCTCGCCACCTCCAGCAGCGCTCCGGAGATCAGCGGGCCCGCAGTGAGGAACGTGGTGCCGCCGGTGGACAGCAGCCCCACGGCCCAGCCGCGGTGCCGCGCACCGACGTCCCTGGAAGTGGCCGCCAGCGCCAGCGGCTGCATGATCGCCCCGCCGACACCCTGGGCGAACCGGGCGCCGATGAGGAAATCGAGGCCGGGTGCCGCGGCACAGGCGGCGGAGGCGAGACCGAACACGGCGAGACCGGCCAGCAGCATCCGCCTGCGGCCGAACCGGTCGGCGAGCCGCCCCGCCGCGACCATCAGCACCGAAAGCGCCAGCAGGTAGGCGGTGATCGTCCACTGCAACCGGGTCGCCGAGGCGCCGAACTCGCGCTGCAGCGCCGACAGCGCGACCGCGACCGAGGTCTGGTCGAAGAACAGCAGCATGTTGACGGTCAGCGTGCACATGAGCACGTGCCGCTGCCGCTTGTCGAGCGCTCGCCACTCGTTCGTACGGGCCACCCGACGTAGTGTCGTTGCGCTCAGCACACCTCGCCGGTGGTGGCGGCGGTGGCCCTGAGCAGGTCGCGGACGAGGTCGAAGTCGATGCGGCCGGGATGGCGGTTCCACGTCGAGCTTTTCGCAGGCGTCCATGTCGACGTCGTAGCCATAGACGCCCGGCGCGCCCCGGTGCGGGTAGCGCCCCTGCCGAAGCGGGGAGTCCTCGGTGATCGGTACCGGGATGCCGCCGCCACCGGCGAGGGCCAGTTCGTACGCGCTGTACACGTGAGCACGACGATCGGCCCGTCGGGAAGGTGAGGCAGCACCGCTTCGGCGTCGGCCCTGGTCATTGCGAGGGTGTCCACGACGGCGGCGGGGGCGAACTCGCGGATCCGCTCCGCGGCGCTCGCGAAGTCCGCGCGGCCCACGTGCAGCTGCCGCACCGCGACCCGGTTCTCGGGGGTGTGCCTGCCCCGGTGCGCGACGAGCACCTCGTCGCCACGGGCGGCCAGCTCCTCGGTGATCCTGCGGCCGATGAACAGGTTCCGCCGACGACGAGCACGCGCATGCCGATCACCCTCCTCGCCGCCATCACAGCACCAGGAGGGACGCCGCGTACGCGGCGTTCGCCCTGGGTGGAAGCGGCCGCCGGGGCGCCGCAGCGGCACCCCGGCGGCGCGGCGGTCACGGGATCAGCAGCAGCTTGCCGGTCGTGCGGCGACCTTCGAGGTCCTCGTGCGCGCGGCGGGCGTCGGCCAGCGGATAGGTGCCTCCGACGGTGATCCGCAGGGTGCCGCTGCCGATCCACTCGAACAGCTCGCCGGAACGCCAGGCCAGCTCCTCGGCGGTGAGGATGTGGTGCGCCAGGCTCGGGCGGGTCAGGAACACCGAGCCCGCGGAGTTCAGCCGCTGCGGGTCCTGCGGCGGCACCGGGCCGCTCGAGGCGCCGAAAAGCACCAGCATCCCGCGCGGCCGGAGGCTGGCCAGGCTCGCGTCGAAGGTGGACTTGCCGACACCGTCGTAGACCACGTCCACACCGCGCCCGTCGGTCAGGTCGCGGACCTCCTCGGCGACGTCGGCCTCGGTGTAGCGGATGATCTCGTCGGCACCGGCCTCGCGGGCGAGCTTCTCCTTCTCCGGCGTGGACACGGTGCCGATGACGTTGCCGCCGCGCGCCTTGACCAGCTGCGTCAGCAGCAGCCCCATGCCGCCCGCGGCGGCGTGCACCAGCGCGGAGTCGCCGGTCTTGACCGGGTAGGTCGAGGTGACCAGGTAGTGGGCGGTCATGCCCTGCAGCAGCGCGGCCGCGGCCGTCCGGTCGTCCACGCCGTCGGGCACCCGCACCAGCTTGTCGGCCGGGATCACGGCGCGCTCGGCGTATCCGCCGGGGACCATCGCCCAGGCCACGCGGTCGCCGACGGCGAAGCCGGTGACCTCCGGACCGACCTCGGCCACCGTTCCCGCGCCTTCGGACCCGGGCGTGAACGGCAGAGCCAGGTCGTAGACGCCCGAGCGCTGGTAGGTGTCGATGAAGTTGACACCCGCGGCGGCGACGTCGACCAGCACCTCACGCGGGCCCGGGCTCGGGTCCTCGATCTCGGCGAGTTCCAGGACCTCCGGCCCGCCGTTGGCCTGTACCCGGATTGCGCGCATGCCTGCCTCCTGTCGATCTGCGCCTGTTGCTCCGTGCAACCCGGCGTCTGCTCGTGATCTTCCCGTGCGGACCGGGAGATCGCCGAGGGCTGGCTCACGAAACCGTCTCGGCCGGGCCGGGACCGCGTCTAGGATCCGGGCATGACCGCACCCGAGAAGCAGGCCGAGACCAAAGCGTCGCCCAAGGCGGTCGCGACCGCCAGCGCGTTCGTGCGCGAGCACGGCGAGTCCGGGCGCGCCGTGGTGGAGAACCTGGGCCGCGCCGGCGCCCGCGTGGTCCTGATCGGCGAGGACGGCGCGCTGGGCGATGTGATGGTGCCCGACGTCGCCACCGGTGAGGCCGTGGTGGAGGCCGTCGACGGGCTCACCGCCGCGGAGTGGGACGGCGAGACCACCGCGGCGCTGAAGATCGGTGCCGCCCACCGCAGGAAGATGGCCGGGCCGCGCGCCCGATGATGCCGCGGGTACTGCTCGCGAGCTGCGCCGAGCTGCCGGAGTCCGACGGTGACGACACGCCGCTGACCGGCGCGCTCGCGGAACTGGGCGTCGACGCGGCGTGGGCGCCGTGGGACGACCCGGCCGCGCCGTTCGCCGAGGCCGATCTCGTCGTGCTGCGCGCGACGTGGGACTACGCGCCACGCCGCGACGAGTTCCTGGCGTGGTGCGACTCGGTGCCCGCGCTGGCCAACCCGGCTCCGGTGGTGCGGTGGAACACCGACAAGTCCTACCTGGCCGAGCTCGGCGACGCCGGGGTGGGAGTGGTCCCGACCCGGCTGGTCAGGCCGGGGGAGCGCCCGGTGTGGCCGGAAGGCGACTTCGTGCTGAAGCCGGCGGTGGGCGCGGGCTCGCGCGGC is a window of Saccharopolyspora erythraea NRRL 2338 DNA encoding:
- a CDS encoding MFS transporter translates to MARTNEWRALDKRQRHVLMCTLTVNMLLFFDQTSVAVALSALQREFGASATRLQWTITAYLLALSVLMVAAGRLADRFGRRRMLLAGLAVFGLASAACAAAPGLDFLIGARFAQGVGGAIMQPLALAATSRDVGARHRGWAVGLLSTGGTTFLTAGPLISGALLEVASWRWLFVMNLPVVVFAFHQGRRWLLPSREPDPRPVEAGALVLLSSGLATLVVGVAQFTDWGWAALVPVLAGVLLLGLLVRYELRSPHPLVPVALMVRNRALVASLVALFAIQFAVLGNAVYLVLFLQHGLGESAFTAGLVLALAGIFTPLLSLTTGTLTDRHGPWKLVVGGLVLATAGLCWLGMLAPRAGLLALVPGLLAFSLSRPAVFTPASTGAFTTTPVERRGLASGLVTEARQLGGLFGVAVCGAVFIAVHGTDLTEPARLAGGFEAAMLLASAVTAVAALAVTAVLRKGR
- a CDS encoding quinone oxidoreductase family protein codes for the protein MRAIRVQANGGPEVLELAEIEDPSPGPREVLVDVAAAGVNFIDTYQRSGVYDLALPFTPGSEGAGTVAEVGPEVTGFAVGDRVAWAMVPGGYAERAVIPADKLVRVPDGVDDRTAAAALLQGMTAHYLVTSTYPVKTGDSALVHAAAGGMGLLLTQLVKARGGNVIGTVSTPEKEKLAREAGADEIIRYTEADVAEEVRDLTDGRGVDVVYDGVGKSTFDASLASLRPRGMLVLFGASSGPVPPQDPQRLNSAGSVFLTRPSLAHHILTAEELAWRSGELFEWIGSGTLRITVGGTYPLADARRAHEDLEGRRTTGKLLLIP